Proteins encoded together in one Papaver somniferum cultivar HN1 unplaced genomic scaffold, ASM357369v1 unplaced-scaffold_21, whole genome shotgun sequence window:
- the LOC113340257 gene encoding probable ATP-dependent RNA helicase ddx17 — protein MMSIAFEAGCGSSFIHHGVGGGGGMSCISILGNGCGGGVKDQMNVLKRGEEEVVGFGVGGGDSGSGSGGGDSCSSSSSIGKNSDLSNGGGGSDDDDDGEVQSSYKGGPFDSMVDSLEDVLPIRKGISKFYCGKSKSFTSLRDATSSNSIKEIAKPENVYSKKRKNLLACSIILGDKSKNFPLRSNGGGISKRSITTSRSSLVLAVAMNKTNSNESNCTSENSSSPPPLPRYRPPLHPNAKQAFNRDDIESPLNSSPSSPQKGLSNTSWRSFSLADLQYAAANSVAASNSSAVGIVDKQKKFH, from the exons atgatgtCTATTGCATTTGAAGCTGGCTGTGGTTCTAGTTTCATTCAtcatggtgttggtggtggtggtgggatgtCTTGTATTTCAATCTTAGGtaatggttgtggtggtggtgttaaAGATCAGATGAATGTTTTAAAGAGAGGAGAAGAGGAGGTGGTGGGttttggtgttggtggtggtgatagtggtagtggtagtggtggtggtgatagttGCAGTAGTTCTTCATCAATCGGAAAAAACAGTGATTTATCAAATGGAGGTGGtggttctgatgatgatgatgatggtgaagttCAAAGCTCTTACAAGGGTGGTCCTTTTGATTCTATGGTGGATTCTTTGGAGGATGTTTTGCCAATCAG GAAAGGAATATCGAAATTCTACTGTGGTAAATCGAAATCGTTTACTAGTCTGAGAGATGCAACATCTTCAAACTCCATTAAAGAAATTGCGAAGCCGGAGAATGTGTACAGCAAGAAGCGAAAGAACTTGCTTGCTTGCAGTATAATTTTGGGGGATAAGAGTAAAAACTTTCCATTGAGAAGTAATGGTGGTGGTATATCAAAGAGATCAATCACCACTAGTCGAAGTTCACTAGTGCTGGCAGTTGCAATGAACAAGACCAATAGCAATGAAAGCAACTGCACAAGCGAGAATTCAAgctcaccaccaccattacctaGGTATAGACCTCCTCTTCATCCAAATGCGAAGCAAGCATTTAACAGAGATGATATTGAGTCGCCACTGAATTCGTCCCCATCATCGCCTCAGAAGGGTTTGTCTAATACTTCATGGCGATCATTCTCATTGGCTGATCTACAATATGCTGCTGCAAATTCTGTGGCTGCTAGTAACTCCTCCGCAGTCGGCATAGTAGACAAACAAAAGAAGTTCCATTAA
- the LOC113340014 gene encoding uncharacterized protein LOC113340014 encodes MIRVCSRPRLVRVSFHQGFGLELKYCLDLRRYDSVSKDLPAILNFNAVKLDNLSLRICVLCSQQVMLVPVMIEVATSYLAGNKFYFHPAKILPLERFLVQAMICKCLYMLVFHSRLIVVSVLKVYNDFLLLA; translated from the exons ATGATTAGGGTTTGTTCTCGGCCTCGATTAGTTAGGGTTTCATTTCATCAG GGATTTGGGTTAGAGTTGAAGTATTGTCTGGATCTTCGAAGATATGATTCAGTATCAAAAGATTTACCAGCAATATTGAATTTTAATG CTGTGAAGTTGGACAACCTCTCATTAAGAATCTGTGTACTGTGTAGTCAACAAGTGATGCTTGTTCCTGTAATGATTGAAGTTGCAACTTCATATTTAGCAGGAAACAAGTTTTATTTTCATCCAGCAAAAATTTTACCATTAGAGAGATTCCTTGTGCAAGCTATGATTTGTAAGTGTCTCTATATGCTTGTATTTCACTCTCGTTTGATAGTTGTCTCTGTACTAAAAGTCTATAAtgatttcttgttgcttgcttaa